The following nucleotide sequence is from Pseudomonadota bacterium.
GCGCCCACAAGATAAGGACAGCTTCTGCATCGAGCCCCTTCGCACTGTGAATAGTCGAAAGCCTGACAACTCCCGCCCTCACTCTTGCTCCCAGCAGCTGAGCTGGGATACCCGCGTCCTGGAGCCACTCCTCAAGCCTCGCCATATCGGAGCGGGACAATCCTAACACCATAATGTCATCCGGTGAAACACCTTTTTTCAAACGGGTTCGAATCCATTTAATGGCGTGCCGTCGCTCTTCGTCAAAAGACTTGAACCTCTTGACCTCCGGCATTGGACCGTCTCGCAGTGCTTTTTCAGGCACAACATATTCCGCATCAGCTTCGCAGACGGCTGTCCCAGAAACATCGAGATCACTAAT
It contains:
- a CDS encoding ATP-binding domain-containing protein, which produces ISDLDVSGTAVCEADAEYVVPEKALRDGPMPEVKRFKSFDEERRHAIKWIRTRLKKGVSPDDIMVLGLSRSDMARLEEWLQDAGIPAQLLGARVRAGVVRLSTIHSAKGLDAEAVLILWAHELERRDEAKGRRLLYIAMTRARSELYISYSGESALMAQLEKAFLH